The Natronoglycomyces albus genome has a segment encoding these proteins:
- a CDS encoding sodium-translocating pyrophosphatase — translation MPPTLLAFGEGNAGSLTSSNLSIVIVVAVIALVALGFAAALVKTVLSARTGTARMEEIAEAVQEGASAYLRRQFRTLAVFVVIAMGLLWLLPVGEAGMDVRIGRSVFFVIGAAFSAFIGWAGMYMATRANVRVAAAAREGEKNNAMHLAFRTGGIVGFLTVGLGLLGASVVVMLYTDNAAIVLEGFGFGAALLAMFMRVGGGIFTKAADVGADLVGKVENNIPEDDPRNAATIADNVGDNVGDCAGMAADLFESYAVVLVASLILGRAAFGEPGLILPLIVGGIGIVCAIIGVVITRMRASDKSGLTAINRAFYISALIGAVLTAIAAFAYLPATWAELGVDFDTASIPVEPQILAIVAVCLGIALAAGIMTLTGYYTDARFKPTKDVSATTRTGAATVVLSGVSLGLESAVWAGLLIASGVYGAYLLGGGVMIVSLFAVALAGCGLLTTVGVIVAMDTFGPISDNAQGIAEMSEEVDEEAAQTLTDLDAVGNTTKAVTKGIAIATAVLAATALFGAYTDSVRTALVSSGAADSLASATAQIGELLYLADPRNIVGFIIGAAVVFLFSGLAINAVARSAGSVVQEVRRQFAQFPGIMDGTQRPEYGRVVDICTRDSQRELATPGLLAILSPIAVGFGLGIGALASYLVGAIAVGVLMAIFLANSGGAWDNAKKDIEDGAHGGKNSPAHEASIIGDTVGDPFKDTAGPAINPLLKVMNLVSLIIAPAIVMYTLGDEASDPVRYTIAGVALAILVAAIIWSKRRPVVVDASEVPAQTSGDDNTDGANEDSAAKSTSEKDGEKASADAK, via the coding sequence ATGCCACCTACGTTGCTCGCCTTTGGTGAAGGCAACGCCGGCTCGCTGACAAGCTCAAACCTGAGCATTGTCATCGTTGTAGCCGTCATCGCCCTCGTGGCGCTCGGCTTCGCCGCAGCCCTCGTAAAGACTGTCTTGTCCGCCCGGACCGGCACCGCTCGGATGGAAGAAATCGCCGAAGCCGTCCAAGAAGGCGCCTCGGCCTACCTGAGGCGACAATTCCGCACCCTCGCCGTCTTCGTCGTCATCGCCATGGGGCTCTTGTGGCTCCTACCGGTAGGCGAAGCCGGGATGGACGTGCGAATCGGACGCAGCGTCTTCTTCGTCATCGGAGCAGCCTTCTCCGCCTTCATCGGCTGGGCAGGAATGTATATGGCGACCCGCGCCAACGTACGCGTTGCCGCCGCCGCCCGTGAAGGCGAAAAGAACAACGCCATGCACCTGGCCTTCCGCACCGGTGGAATCGTCGGATTCCTCACCGTCGGCCTCGGCCTGCTCGGAGCATCCGTCGTCGTCATGCTCTACACCGACAACGCCGCCATCGTCCTAGAAGGCTTCGGCTTCGGAGCCGCCCTGCTGGCCATGTTCATGCGTGTGGGCGGAGGAATCTTCACCAAGGCAGCCGACGTCGGCGCCGACCTCGTCGGCAAGGTGGAGAACAATATCCCCGAAGACGACCCGCGCAACGCCGCCACCATCGCCGACAACGTCGGAGACAACGTCGGCGACTGCGCTGGCATGGCAGCCGACCTCTTCGAGTCCTACGCAGTGGTCCTGGTGGCCTCGCTCATCCTCGGACGCGCCGCCTTTGGCGAACCCGGCCTGATCCTGCCGCTCATCGTCGGCGGCATCGGTATCGTCTGCGCCATCATCGGTGTGGTCATCACCCGCATGCGCGCCTCCGATAAATCCGGGCTCACCGCGATCAACCGCGCCTTCTACATCTCCGCGCTCATCGGAGCGGTCCTCACGGCCATCGCCGCCTTCGCCTACCTGCCCGCCACCTGGGCAGAACTCGGCGTCGACTTCGACACCGCCTCGATCCCAGTCGAACCACAAATACTGGCCATCGTCGCCGTCTGCCTCGGCATCGCCCTAGCCGCCGGAATCATGACCCTGACCGGCTACTACACCGACGCACGCTTCAAGCCCACCAAGGATGTCTCCGCGACCACCCGCACCGGTGCCGCCACCGTCGTCCTCTCCGGCGTGAGCCTCGGGCTCGAAAGCGCCGTCTGGGCCGGGCTACTCATCGCCTCCGGCGTCTACGGCGCCTATCTACTAGGCGGCGGCGTCATGATCGTGTCACTGTTCGCCGTGGCGCTGGCGGGCTGCGGTCTGCTCACCACAGTCGGTGTCATCGTCGCCATGGACACCTTCGGACCTATCTCCGACAACGCCCAAGGCATCGCCGAAATGAGCGAAGAGGTCGACGAAGAAGCCGCCCAGACCCTGACGGACTTGGACGCCGTGGGCAACACCACCAAGGCCGTCACCAAGGGCATCGCGATCGCCACCGCCGTCCTGGCGGCGACCGCGCTATTCGGCGCCTACACCGACTCGGTGCGCACAGCGCTGGTCTCCAGCGGCGCGGCAGACAGCCTCGCCTCAGCCACCGCCCAAATCGGTGAGCTGCTCTACCTGGCCGACCCACGCAACATTGTCGGCTTCATCATCGGTGCCGCCGTGGTCTTCCTGTTCTCAGGCCTGGCCATCAACGCCGTGGCCCGCTCGGCCGGATCGGTCGTGCAGGAAGTGCGCCGTCAATTCGCGCAATTCCCCGGCATCATGGACGGCACTCAGCGACCCGAATACGGGCGCGTCGTCGACATCTGCACCCGCGACAGCCAGCGTGAACTGGCCACACCCGGTCTGCTGGCCATCCTCAGCCCGATCGCCGTGGGCTTCGGCCTCGGCATCGGGGCCCTGGCCTCCTACCTAGTCGGCGCGATCGCCGTCGGTGTACTCATGGCGATCTTCCTGGCCAACTCCGGTGGAGCCTGGGACAACGCGAAGAAGGACATCGAGGACGGTGCCCACGGGGGCAAGAACTCCCCGGCACATGAGGCATCGATCATCGGTGACACCGTTGGTGACCCGTTCAAGGACACCGCTGGTCCGGCGATCAACCCGCTGTTGAAGGTCATGAACCTGGTCAGCCTGATCATCGCTCCGGCGATCGTCATGTACACCCTGGGCGACGAGGCCTCTGACCCGGTGCGTTACACCATTGCCGGTGTGGCCCTGGCCATCTTGGTGGCCGCCATTATCTGGAGCAAGCGTCGCCCGGTCGTCGTTGACGCCAGCGAGGTTCCGGCTCAGACCTCCGGTGATGACAACACCGATGGCGCCAACGAGGACTCCGCGGCTAAGTCGACGTCTGAAAAAGACGGCGAGAAAGCCAGCGCGGACGCCAAGTAG
- the topA gene encoding type I DNA topoisomerase, with translation MPQSSDVKRLVIVESPAKAKTIASYLGAGYTVDSSLGHIRDLPRSAKEIPPKYKDKAWSRLGVNVDDNFEPLYIVNPDRKDHVKKLKAALKESDELLLATDEDREGEAIAWHLLETLNPKVPVKRMVFHEITEQAIAEAVANPRELNSDMVNAQEARRILDRLYGYEVSPVLWKKVMPKLSAGRVQSVATRIVVERERSRMAFVTADYWDIKARLATGEGANFEATLIAIDGDRIATGKDFDAATGRAKSSVVQLDEAGARGLADRLAGTDFVVTKVDSKPYRRRPYAPFITSTLQQEASRKLRLSSAQTMRVAQRLYENGYITYMRTDSTNLSQTAVAAARRQAAQLFGEQYLPAEPRSYARKVKNAQEAHEAIRPAGDDFRTPKEVAAHLTPEEHRLYELIWRRTLASQMIDATGNSTSVRIRAVSLSEEACDFAASGKTITNPGFLKAYVESLDDASGEADDAERRLPEMQAKQPLVERGLEPNGHTTQPPARYTEATLVKGLEERGIGRPSTYASIMQTIQDRGYVFKRGQALVPSFLAFAVIGLMEKHFPRLVDYGFTAGMEQELDEIATGNAASINFLRSFYFGGEGEEGSVASSGGLKNLVDEELGRIDARGVNSIPLYTDEENRRVVVRVGRYGPYLERTRADAEPGEAGERVSVPASVAPDELTRAKVEELYEIGSGEQELGTHPETGEPVHAKTGRYGPYVTSGEKTSSLLTGQKLSEITLEDALKLLTLPRLVGHDEDGEEIRTGLGPHGPYVVKKRDYRSLAEEEQLFSLTLEQAKKLLAEPKQRGRRTARPPLKELGADPVTGKDVVIKDGRFGPYATDGETNASLRKTDTIEAMTIDRAAELLAERREKVASGDVGKKTVKKAAKKTAKKAAKKAAKKAVKKTAKKTAKKAAAKKTAKKAAKKSTKKAATDE, from the coding sequence GTGCCGCAGTCCAGTGACGTGAAGCGTCTGGTCATCGTCGAGTCTCCGGCGAAGGCCAAGACCATCGCCAGTTACCTGGGCGCGGGCTACACCGTAGACTCCTCCCTCGGTCACATCCGCGACCTGCCGCGCTCGGCGAAGGAAATCCCGCCTAAATATAAGGACAAGGCATGGTCGCGGTTGGGCGTGAACGTCGACGATAATTTCGAGCCGCTCTATATCGTCAACCCCGACCGCAAGGACCATGTCAAGAAGCTCAAGGCCGCGTTGAAGGAGAGCGACGAACTTCTCCTGGCCACTGATGAGGACCGCGAAGGGGAAGCCATCGCCTGGCACCTTCTCGAAACCCTCAACCCGAAAGTGCCGGTCAAGCGCATGGTGTTCCACGAGATCACCGAACAGGCCATCGCCGAGGCCGTGGCCAACCCGCGTGAGTTGAACTCCGACATGGTCAACGCCCAGGAGGCTCGTCGCATCCTCGACCGTCTCTACGGCTACGAAGTGTCTCCGGTGCTGTGGAAGAAGGTCATGCCGAAGTTGTCGGCTGGCCGGGTTCAATCGGTGGCCACCCGCATTGTCGTGGAGCGGGAACGTTCTCGCATGGCGTTCGTGACCGCTGACTACTGGGACATCAAGGCCCGTCTGGCCACTGGCGAGGGCGCGAACTTCGAGGCGACCCTCATTGCCATTGACGGCGACCGCATCGCCACTGGCAAGGACTTCGACGCGGCTACCGGCCGGGCCAAGTCCTCCGTGGTCCAGCTGGATGAGGCCGGAGCCCGCGGGCTGGCTGATCGCCTGGCCGGGACCGACTTCGTTGTCACCAAGGTTGATTCCAAGCCCTACCGGCGTCGCCCCTATGCCCCGTTCATCACCTCGACGCTGCAACAGGAGGCCTCGCGCAAGCTGCGCCTGTCCTCGGCGCAAACTATGCGGGTAGCCCAGCGGCTGTACGAAAACGGGTACATCACCTATATGCGTACCGACTCCACAAACCTGTCCCAGACAGCCGTGGCGGCCGCCAGAAGACAAGCCGCACAGCTTTTCGGGGAACAATATCTGCCCGCCGAACCGCGCAGCTACGCGCGTAAGGTCAAGAACGCCCAAGAGGCGCACGAGGCCATCCGACCCGCAGGCGACGACTTCCGCACCCCCAAGGAAGTCGCCGCCCACCTCACGCCGGAAGAACACCGCCTCTACGAGTTGATCTGGCGGCGTACGCTCGCTTCCCAAATGATCGACGCGACCGGAAACTCGACGTCGGTGCGCATTCGGGCCGTGTCGTTGTCCGAGGAGGCTTGTGACTTCGCCGCCTCCGGTAAGACCATCACCAACCCCGGGTTCCTCAAGGCCTATGTCGAATCGCTCGACGACGCCTCGGGAGAAGCCGACGACGCTGAGCGCCGCCTGCCCGAGATGCAGGCCAAACAGCCCCTGGTCGAGCGCGGCCTCGAACCCAACGGTCACACCACCCAGCCGCCGGCGCGTTACACCGAGGCAACCCTGGTCAAGGGTCTCGAAGAGCGCGGCATTGGCCGCCCATCCACCTACGCCTCGATCATGCAGACCATCCAGGACCGTGGCTACGTCTTCAAACGCGGCCAAGCATTGGTGCCCTCGTTCCTGGCATTCGCCGTTATTGGTCTGATGGAGAAGCACTTCCCGCGCCTGGTCGACTATGGCTTCACCGCCGGGATGGAACAGGAACTCGACGAGATCGCCACCGGCAACGCCGCCTCGATCAACTTCTTGCGCTCCTTCTACTTCGGTGGAGAGGGCGAGGAAGGCTCCGTGGCCTCCTCCGGCGGTTTGAAAAACCTGGTCGATGAGGAACTAGGGCGCATCGACGCCAGGGGCGTCAACTCCATTCCGCTGTACACCGATGAGGAAAATCGCCGCGTCGTGGTGCGCGTCGGTCGCTACGGGCCCTATCTGGAACGTACGAGAGCCGACGCGGAGCCCGGCGAGGCCGGAGAGCGCGTCTCCGTACCCGCCTCCGTTGCCCCGGACGAGCTCACCCGAGCCAAGGTCGAGGAGCTCTACGAGATCGGTTCGGGGGAACAGGAACTGGGCACCCATCCTGAGACCGGCGAACCCGTTCACGCCAAGACTGGTCGCTACGGCCCCTATGTCACCAGTGGGGAGAAAACCTCCTCGCTCTTGACCGGGCAGAAGCTCTCCGAGATCACCTTGGAAGACGCCCTTAAACTTCTCACCCTGCCGCGCCTGGTCGGGCACGACGAGGACGGTGAGGAGATCCGCACCGGCCTGGGGCCGCACGGACCCTACGTGGTCAAGAAGCGCGACTACCGATCCTTGGCCGAGGAAGAGCAGCTCTTTAGCCTCACTCTCGAACAGGCGAAAAAGCTACTGGCCGAACCGAAACAGCGTGGACGTCGCACCGCCCGCCCGCCGTTGAAGGAACTTGGCGCAGACCCAGTCACCGGCAAGGACGTCGTCATTAAAGACGGGCGCTTCGGACCCTACGCCACCGACGGCGAAACCAACGCGTCGCTGCGTAAGACCGACACCATCGAGGCGATGACGATTGACCGAGCCGCCGAACTTCTAGCCGAACGGCGCGAAAAGGTCGCCTCGGGCGATGTGGGCAAGAAGACCGTGAAGAAGGCGGCTAAGAAAACCGCGAAGAAAGCCGCCAAGAAAGCCGCCAAGAAGGCTGTGAAGAAGACAGCCAAAAAAACCGCGAAGAAAGCCGCCGCGAAGAAGACGGCGAAGAAAGCGGCCAAGAAGTCCACCAAGAAAGCCGCAACCGACGAATAG
- a CDS encoding DEAD/DEAH box helicase produces the protein MRHVHTLPARSAVTGTWPDWVEADVRELLADQGITTPWPHQAQAASSAWNGHDTIISTGTASGKSLAYHLPILAEASRAATTDSAGGTTLYLSPTKALAVDQARALRELNSPHVVDAVVDGDTPYSHRQWAAAHAGVILTNPDLLHASLLPRHARWRSFLSRLRFIVIDEAHLYRGVFGSHVALVMRRLLRLATHYGANPTVIAASATTGDPAGSLRTLTGRDAVAISEDTSPHPGATVVLWEPPMIDEPEPHRLSALAETSKLLADLVSAGVRTLAFVPSRRGAEIVASEARGRLGAHPNAHRIAAYRAGYLREHRRDLEAKLRRGQLLGAATTNALELGIDITGLDAVIVCGYPGRLASFWQQIGRAGRGTDEALAIMVAKDDPLDTYLLAHPETVFERSMEVSVCDPSNPYVLAGHVCLAAIEKPLTEEELAGFDGWQPVVEQLCEDRLLRKRPGNRYYWVGRSEPVVGLRGGLDTIDIVETESGELIGTVDRSSADKIVHPGALYVHQGDTYLVDELDFDEHLALVHRAAPPWTTQVREDHSVAIVSVSDHAWFGPVSINLGTVDVTRQVTGYQRRRAGSGEVLGNYTLDMPPQHLRTVAVWWTVDDSALNGIDATIDAKRIAGALHAAEHASIGILPLLATCDRWDLGGLSTPDHPDTTLPTVFVYDGYPGGAGFAEQGFQRWRSWLHATLEAIADCPCPSGCPSCVVSPKCGNGNEPLDKAGAIQVLNILLRS, from the coding sequence ATGCGGCACGTCCACACGCTGCCCGCCCGTAGCGCCGTCACCGGGACCTGGCCCGACTGGGTCGAAGCCGACGTACGCGAACTGCTGGCCGACCAAGGCATCACGACTCCGTGGCCCCACCAAGCCCAGGCGGCCTCCTCGGCGTGGAACGGCCACGACACCATCATCTCCACCGGCACCGCCTCGGGCAAAAGCCTCGCCTACCACCTGCCGATCCTCGCCGAAGCCTCCCGCGCGGCCACGACTGACAGCGCCGGCGGCACCACCTTGTACCTCTCCCCCACCAAAGCGCTGGCCGTCGACCAGGCCCGAGCCCTGCGCGAACTAAACTCCCCGCACGTGGTCGACGCCGTCGTCGACGGAGACACCCCCTATTCGCACCGGCAATGGGCCGCCGCGCACGCCGGAGTCATCCTCACCAACCCCGACCTCCTCCACGCCTCCCTCCTGCCCAGGCACGCGCGGTGGCGCTCCTTCCTGTCACGCCTGCGCTTCATCGTCATCGACGAAGCACACCTGTACCGTGGCGTCTTCGGATCACACGTGGCCCTGGTAATGCGCCGCCTGCTACGCCTAGCGACCCACTACGGAGCCAACCCCACCGTCATCGCCGCCTCAGCCACCACCGGCGACCCCGCCGGATCTCTTCGCACCCTCACCGGGCGCGACGCCGTGGCCATAAGCGAAGACACCTCCCCCCACCCCGGCGCGACCGTGGTGTTGTGGGAACCGCCCATGATCGACGAACCCGAACCGCACCGCCTCTCCGCCCTCGCCGAAACCTCCAAACTGCTCGCCGACCTCGTGTCCGCCGGAGTACGCACCCTGGCCTTCGTGCCCTCACGCAGAGGAGCCGAGATCGTCGCCTCCGAGGCACGCGGCCGCCTCGGGGCCCACCCCAACGCCCACCGCATCGCCGCCTATCGGGCCGGTTACCTGCGCGAACATCGCCGCGACCTGGAAGCGAAACTACGGCGAGGGCAACTTCTCGGAGCCGCCACCACCAACGCTTTGGAACTGGGCATCGACATCACCGGACTAGACGCGGTGATTGTGTGCGGATACCCAGGCCGACTAGCGTCGTTTTGGCAACAAATCGGGCGCGCCGGACGCGGCACCGACGAAGCGTTGGCAATCATGGTCGCCAAAGACGACCCACTTGACACCTACCTGCTGGCCCACCCGGAGACGGTGTTCGAACGCAGCATGGAAGTCTCGGTATGCGACCCGTCCAACCCGTATGTCCTGGCCGGGCACGTGTGCCTAGCGGCAATCGAGAAGCCACTGACAGAGGAAGAGCTGGCCGGGTTCGACGGCTGGCAACCAGTTGTCGAACAACTGTGCGAAGACCGTCTGTTGCGTAAGCGGCCCGGCAACCGTTACTACTGGGTGGGCCGCTCCGAGCCAGTAGTGGGCCTACGCGGAGGGCTCGACACCATAGACATCGTCGAAACCGAATCCGGTGAACTCATCGGCACCGTCGATCGCTCCAGCGCCGACAAAATCGTCCACCCCGGTGCGCTTTACGTCCACCAAGGCGACACCTACCTGGTCGACGAACTGGACTTCGACGAACATCTAGCCCTGGTACACCGGGCGGCACCACCGTGGACGACCCAAGTCCGCGAAGACCACAGCGTCGCGATCGTCTCCGTGAGCGACCACGCCTGGTTTGGGCCCGTGTCCATCAACCTGGGCACCGTCGACGTCACCCGTCAAGTCACCGGATACCAACGCCGCCGCGCCGGCTCCGGCGAAGTACTGGGTAACTACACCCTCGATATGCCGCCGCAGCATTTGCGCACCGTGGCAGTGTGGTGGACTGTCGACGACTCCGCCCTCAACGGCATCGACGCCACCATCGACGCCAAGCGCATAGCCGGGGCGCTGCACGCGGCCGAGCACGCCTCCATCGGTATCCTGCCGCTCTTGGCCACCTGCGACCGCTGGGACCTCGGCGGCCTGTCCACCCCAGACCACCCCGACACGACCCTGCCCACAGTGTTCGTCTACGACGGCTACCCAGGCGGAGCCGGATTTGCCGAACAGGGGTTCCAACGCTGGCGCTCCTGGCTGCACGCCACCCTGGAGGCCATCGCCGATTGCCCCTGCCCGTCAGGATGTCCCTCCTGTGTGGTCTCCCCCAAGTGCGGAAACGGCAACGAGCCGCTGGACAAGGCCGGGGCAATCCAGGTGCTTAACATCCTGCTGCGCAGCTAA
- a CDS encoding ABC-F family ATP-binding cassette domain-containing protein: MGFIDVAGVAYALNDGHQLLADASFRVAEGEKVALIGANGTGKTTLLRMITGELSPDRGVINHSGGMGVMRQIVGMREGEQTLSQLALSLAPPTLRDIGTTFVAAEAQMHQAEKRGKFSTAAEKAQLKYAHALADWAESGGFEFDVLCDTVSVEVLRQTWDEAKSRPLRTLSGGEQKRFALELLLQGPDEVLVLDEPDNFLDVPAKRRLEQRLRESPKSILFVSHDREVLANTASAIVTLEAGETWTHGGGFATWHEARLARHERLEELRRRWDEDHQKLRELVLMYKNKAAYNSDMASRYRAAQTRLHKFEAAGPPPLPPRDQNIKVNLGGSRTGKRAIMCEQLELEDLTFPFDLEIWYGDRVAVLGANGTGKSHFLRLLALGGSDPDPGWQPDRSLSAVRHSGRARLGARVIPGHFSQTHEHPELADKTLREILWQGDVRRDSLDQGRAMSALNRYELTGQSEQKFATLSGGQQARFMALLLELSGATCLLLDEPTDNLDLASAEALEVGLRAFDGTVVAVTHDRWFTRGFDRFVVFSGDGEVAETPEPVWEVSRTGMANS, translated from the coding sequence ATGGGTTTCATTGATGTAGCCGGAGTCGCCTATGCGCTCAACGACGGCCACCAACTACTGGCCGACGCCAGTTTCCGGGTCGCCGAAGGCGAAAAGGTTGCCCTCATCGGTGCCAATGGAACCGGCAAGACCACCTTGCTGCGCATGATCACCGGGGAGCTAAGCCCTGATCGAGGCGTCATCAATCATTCTGGCGGCATGGGCGTCATGCGCCAGATCGTAGGCATGCGCGAGGGCGAGCAGACGCTCAGTCAGCTTGCGCTTTCGCTGGCTCCGCCCACCCTGCGCGATATTGGCACCACCTTTGTCGCAGCCGAAGCACAGATGCACCAGGCTGAGAAACGCGGCAAATTCTCCACTGCCGCCGAGAAGGCACAGTTGAAATACGCTCACGCTCTGGCCGATTGGGCCGAATCCGGTGGCTTTGAGTTCGATGTCCTGTGTGACACCGTCTCAGTCGAGGTGCTGCGTCAAACCTGGGACGAGGCGAAGTCTCGACCGCTGCGGACCCTCTCCGGCGGAGAACAGAAACGCTTCGCCTTGGAGCTGCTCCTCCAGGGGCCCGACGAAGTGCTGGTTCTCGACGAGCCCGACAACTTCCTTGACGTACCAGCCAAACGTCGCCTGGAGCAACGCCTGCGCGAGTCACCCAAGTCGATCTTGTTCGTCTCCCACGACCGGGAAGTCCTCGCCAACACCGCCTCGGCCATCGTGACGCTGGAGGCAGGCGAGACCTGGACCCACGGGGGCGGATTCGCCACCTGGCATGAGGCCCGACTGGCTCGCCACGAACGACTGGAGGAACTACGCCGCCGGTGGGACGAGGACCATCAGAAACTGCGTGAACTCGTGCTGATGTACAAGAACAAGGCCGCCTACAACTCCGATATGGCCTCACGCTATCGGGCCGCGCAGACCCGGTTGCACAAGTTCGAGGCGGCTGGCCCGCCGCCGTTGCCTCCACGCGATCAGAACATCAAAGTCAACCTGGGTGGCTCACGGACTGGCAAACGGGCGATCATGTGCGAACAACTGGAGTTGGAGGATCTGACCTTCCCGTTCGACCTAGAGATCTGGTACGGCGACCGGGTCGCCGTTCTGGGAGCGAACGGAACCGGCAAGAGCCACTTTTTGCGCCTGCTGGCCCTCGGAGGCAGCGACCCCGATCCAGGTTGGCAACCCGATCGTTCGCTATCGGCCGTAAGACATTCAGGGCGGGCCCGCCTGGGCGCCCGGGTCATTCCCGGCCACTTCTCGCAAACGCACGAACATCCGGAGTTGGCCGATAAGACCTTGCGAGAGATCTTGTGGCAAGGCGACGTGCGCCGCGACTCCCTCGACCAAGGGCGAGCGATGAGCGCCCTCAACCGCTACGAACTGACCGGCCAGTCCGAACAGAAGTTCGCCACCTTGTCGGGCGGTCAGCAAGCCCGGTTTATGGCCCTGCTGCTGGAACTATCAGGGGCTACGTGTTTGCTGCTGGATGAGCCCACAGACAACCTTGACCTAGCCTCGGCCGAGGCTCTAGAGGTGGGGTTGAGAGCATTCGACGGCACTGTGGTGGCCGTGACCCACGACCGTTGGTTCACTCGCGGCTTTGACCGATTCGTGGTGTTCTCCGGTGATGGCGAGGTCGCCGAGACCCCCGAACCGGTGTGGGAGGTCTCGCGCACGGGAATGGCCAACAGCTGA
- a CDS encoding anti-sigma factor antagonist (This anti-anti-sigma factor, or anti-sigma factor antagonist, belongs to a family that includes characterized members SpoIIAA, RsbV, RsfA, and RsfB.), with protein MKRDVDTGAVGPELQLRRRQVGSIPVVAVSGEIDVYTAPRLREVTQQLASEGHPTIAVDMNEVEFCDSTGLGVLIGARKRLQESGGDLVVLCSNSGIMKLLRLTGLDQVLTIRDELSETELVRLMARMGNDNAFTSTDPTVVRFSFSPSAAYVRAARLVAADVAEKAGVASNALDEIRQAIGEACSRAVLRHKENAIDAQVRIEFSISDRFIAKVTDSAHDVRASKSVGGAGGELRANMPSSQQRTEIIDEAEEHPEEVTLVVLAGLVEDLVVTPSATGVGTTIAMSWPLSRSSDKSPL; from the coding sequence GTGAAACGGGACGTGGATACCGGTGCGGTGGGCCCGGAACTGCAGCTGCGCCGTCGGCAGGTCGGGTCGATCCCGGTCGTGGCGGTCAGTGGTGAGATTGATGTGTACACGGCCCCGCGCCTGCGTGAGGTGACCCAGCAGCTTGCTTCTGAGGGGCATCCGACGATTGCGGTGGACATGAACGAGGTCGAGTTTTGCGACTCGACTGGCTTGGGCGTGTTGATTGGGGCCCGTAAACGCCTGCAGGAATCGGGCGGCGATCTGGTGGTGCTGTGTAGCAACAGCGGAATCATGAAGCTCTTGCGCCTGACTGGGCTCGACCAGGTGCTCACGATTCGAGATGAACTGTCCGAAACCGAATTAGTCAGGCTCATGGCACGTATGGGGAACGATAATGCTTTCACGTCCACCGATCCCACCGTTGTTCGGTTCTCTTTTAGCCCGTCCGCCGCGTATGTGCGGGCGGCGCGTCTGGTGGCTGCCGACGTGGCGGAAAAGGCGGGGGTGGCCTCGAACGCGCTTGACGAAATTCGGCAGGCGATCGGTGAAGCATGTTCGCGGGCTGTTCTGCGGCATAAGGAAAACGCCATAGACGCGCAAGTGCGCATAGAATTTTCGATTAGTGATCGTTTCATTGCGAAAGTGACAGATAGCGCGCATGATGTGCGCGCATCGAAATCCGTAGGCGGTGCCGGAGGCGAACTGCGGGCGAATATGCCATCTTCTCAGCAGCGAACCGAAATTATCGACGAAGCCGAGGAGCACCCCGAAGAAGTGACTCTCGTAGTCCTCGCGGGCCTAGTGGAGGACCTGGTAGTGACACCGTCGGCTACCGGCGTGGGGACCACGATCGCGATGTCTTGGCCCCTGTCCCGCAGCAGTGACAAGTCGCCCCTGTAG
- a CDS encoding SDR family NAD(P)-dependent oxidoreductase: MEGLAGKVGIVTGAASGIGRATARKLAACGVSVVVSDINLAGAEETVQLIVEAKGTAIAQQTDVGSEPALAAMVEKAVATYGALHLLHSNAANTELVEHETKVAQADADLWDLTFDVNARSALLGAKYAIGHMITAGGGSIVNTSSATGQFGEPHTRTAYAASKAAVDQLTRTIATQYGKQGIRANAVAPGAVRTPNFDDGISEEVLDLWRRNHLTPDVGKPEDVANAVAFLLSDLAGFITGQVLNVDGGLTIHSPLYSEMLLGREA; this comes from the coding sequence ATGGAAGGCCTCGCTGGCAAAGTCGGCATCGTTACCGGAGCGGCTTCGGGCATCGGTCGCGCGACCGCCCGGAAGCTCGCGGCCTGTGGGGTGTCGGTGGTCGTCTCCGACATCAATCTCGCCGGTGCCGAAGAGACCGTTCAGCTCATTGTCGAGGCGAAAGGGACCGCGATCGCCCAGCAGACCGATGTGGGCAGCGAACCAGCGCTGGCCGCCATGGTCGAAAAGGCAGTGGCTACCTACGGTGCGCTTCATCTGCTGCATAGCAACGCCGCGAACACTGAACTAGTCGAGCACGAAACCAAGGTCGCCCAGGCGGACGCGGACCTGTGGGACCTGACATTTGACGTCAACGCGCGCAGTGCGCTGCTGGGTGCCAAGTACGCCATTGGGCACATGATTACCGCCGGAGGCGGCTCTATTGTCAACACCTCATCGGCCACCGGTCAGTTCGGTGAACCGCACACCCGAACGGCCTATGCCGCATCGAAGGCGGCCGTCGATCAGCTCACCAGAACGATCGCCACCCAATATGGCAAGCAGGGCATCCGGGCCAACGCCGTAGCTCCCGGCGCAGTGAGAACCCCTAACTTTGACGATGGGATATCTGAGGAAGTTCTCGATCTGTGGAGGCGCAACCACCTCACCCCGGACGTGGGGAAACCGGAGGACGTCGCCAATGCCGTGGCGTTCCTTCTTAGCGACCTGGCGGGCTTCATCACCGGGCAGGTGCTCAACGTCGACGGGGGCCTTACCATCCACTCGCCGTTGTACTCCGAAATGCTGCTGGGGCGCGAGGCCTAG